One Pasteurella dagmatis DNA segment encodes these proteins:
- a CDS encoding HAD-IIB family hydrolase encodes MLFVFDLDGTICFDGKQIPSEIQTALNELMAQGHQPIFASARPIRDLLPLLTDTLKNAFLIGGNGSITQVNQQIQANCPIAQDDFHQIKQWINEFNLDYLADDIWHYSKRIRQPHSIEHKIDSAKLAENRPLFEISHPIKTILLNLTEEHYIQLKSKLVELNVNLIEHSEPNGLYNIDITAKNINKYSTLLNLIGKQLYIAFGNDMNDIELLKHAAYSVCVGDFEPLQTISAAQLTPNPQLIAEKIRQLSSENQAKFDL; translated from the coding sequence ATGCTTTTTGTGTTTGATTTAGACGGCACAATTTGTTTCGATGGCAAACAAATTCCGTCTGAAATTCAAACCGCACTGAATGAGTTGATGGCACAAGGTCATCAGCCCATTTTTGCTTCTGCTCGTCCAATTCGAGATTTATTGCCTCTGTTAACAGATACGTTAAAAAATGCATTTTTGATTGGTGGCAATGGTTCAATTACACAAGTAAATCAACAAATTCAAGCCAACTGTCCCATTGCACAAGATGATTTTCATCAGATAAAACAATGGATTAACGAATTTAATTTGGATTATTTAGCTGATGATATTTGGCATTACAGCAAGCGTATTCGCCAACCACATTCCATTGAGCATAAAATTGACAGCGCAAAACTTGCTGAAAATCGACCGCTCTTTGAGATCTCTCACCCGATTAAAACCATTTTGCTCAATCTCACAGAGGAACATTATATTCAGCTCAAATCAAAGTTAGTTGAGCTAAATGTGAATTTGATTGAACATTCAGAACCCAATGGTTTATATAACATCGATATTACGGCAAAAAATATCAATAAATACAGTACATTACTTAATCTCATTGGCAAACAACTGTATATCGCTTTCGGCAATGATATGAATGATATTGAGCTACTTAAACACGCTGCTTATTCTGTTTGTGTTGGTGATTTCGAACCGCTACAAACAATTTCAGCGGCACAACTTACCCCAAATCCACAATTAATTGCCGAGAAAATACGGCAATTAAGCAGTGAAAACCAAGCAAAGTTTGACTTATAA